A stretch of alpha proteobacterium HIMB59 DNA encodes these proteins:
- a CDS encoding tRNA 2-selenouridine synthase (PFAM: Rhodanese-like domain~TIGRFAM: tRNA 2-selenouridine synthase), translating to MKNMRINKVSYRDQLIEDYSVIIDVRTPSEFIEDHIPNSINYPVLSNKQRHEIGISYKENSFLAKKNGAELISFNISKIIKKIEFDKKDKVLIYCWRGGLRSLSLYLVLKQIGYDVYLLDGGYKSFRKRVVEYLDKEAPKFKFNQIMGITGVGKTLFLKELSKTKQVIDFEGLANHKGSILGDIPNKTQPSQKFYETCIYQKLNEFNNKKDIWVEAESIKVGKLSIPSKVWKTMPLGKNIKLNATIEERTKYILKDYNYFTKNPELMKKALDVLKRIIPKDDFKNIEESLKNQNYYDLVSNLIIYHYDKAYKKTRAESSTNIISTIDLDKITKKEIQKAINLSKYF from the coding sequence ATGAAAAATATGCGCATCAATAAAGTTTCTTACAGAGATCAGTTAATTGAAGATTATAGCGTAATAATAGATGTAAGAACACCATCTGAATTTATAGAAGATCACATTCCCAATTCTATTAATTATCCAGTTTTGTCTAATAAGCAAAGACATGAAATAGGTATCAGTTATAAAGAAAATTCTTTTTTGGCAAAAAAAAATGGAGCAGAATTAATTAGCTTTAATATATCAAAAATTATTAAGAAAATTGAATTTGATAAAAAAGATAAAGTTTTGATTTATTGTTGGAGGGGCGGCTTAAGATCCCTTAGTCTTTATCTTGTGCTAAAACAAATTGGTTATGATGTTTACTTATTGGACGGAGGTTATAAAAGTTTTCGAAAAAGAGTTGTAGAATATTTAGACAAAGAAGCACCTAAATTTAAATTTAATCAAATTATGGGAATTACCGGTGTAGGCAAAACATTGTTCCTAAAAGAACTATCAAAAACAAAACAAGTTATTGATTTTGAAGGACTTGCAAATCATAAGGGTTCAATACTTGGGGACATCCCAAATAAAACCCAACCGTCACAAAAATTCTATGAAACTTGCATTTATCAAAAATTAAATGAATTTAATAATAAAAAGGATATCTGGGTTGAAGCAGAAAGTATCAAAGTGGGTAAATTAAGTATCCCAAGTAAGGTTTGGAAAACAATGCCATTGGGTAAAAATATAAAATTAAATGCCACTATTGAGGAGAGAACTAAATATATTTTAAAGGATTATAATTACTTCACAAAAAACCCAGAATTAATGAAAAAAGCCCTAGATGTTCTAAAGAGAATTATACCAAAAGATGATTTTAAGAATATTGAGGAAAGTTTAAAAAATCAAAATTACTATGATCTAGTTAGTAACTTAATTATTTATCATTATGATAAAGCCTATAAAAAAACCCGTGCCGAAAGTTCAACAAATATTATTTCAACTATTGATTTAGATAAAATTACAAAAAAGGAAATTCAAAAAGCTATAAATTTAAGTAAGTATTTTTAA
- a CDS encoding hypothetical protein (PFAM: conserved hypothetical protein) — MFSKEINLKFEIDWKSVHLADIEWDILLNKDNYSIDFVIQSYGMTDKIFKYKSVTNIEGLIENNQLHPLTYKSKTKSTKQDVYANLNFSPEGKILEFDISKELNDEQLTMQNQFINQYQYFTDPISQLVQYFLFQTDSNRMIVDGLNIYSLKYQNLSDEVFDDNNPTVHTGITQTMNIVFPFFQGLHKLDKKNNLQEIKMSFIELDDIKFPVQYDIKSKKFSAKLYLKSYKIKD, encoded by the coding sequence TTGTTCTCCAAAGAGATTAATCTTAAATTTGAAATAGATTGGAAATCAGTTCATTTAGCAGATATTGAATGGGATATTTTATTAAACAAAGATAATTACTCGATAGATTTTGTGATTCAAAGTTATGGCATGACGGATAAAATCTTCAAATATAAATCTGTTACTAATATCGAAGGCTTAATTGAAAACAATCAACTACATCCCTTAACATACAAAAGCAAAACAAAAAGTACTAAACAAGATGTTTATGCCAATTTAAACTTCAGTCCAGAAGGTAAAATATTGGAGTTTGATATTTCTAAAGAATTAAATGATGAACAATTAACTATGCAAAATCAATTTATCAATCAATATCAATATTTTACAGATCCTATATCCCAATTAGTACAATATTTCTTATTTCAAACTGACTCAAACCGAATGATTGTTGATGGTTTGAATATTTATTCTTTAAAATATCAAAATTTAAGTGATGAGGTTTTTGATGATAACAACCCTACAGTCCATACTGGAATAACTCAAACTATGAATATCGTTTTTCCTTTTTTTCAAGGTCTTCATAAATTAGATAAGAAAAACAATCTTCAAGAAATTAAAATGAGTTTTATTGAATTAGATGATATTAAATTTCCTGTTCAATATGATATAAAGTCAAAGAAATTTTCAGCAAAGCTTTATCTAAAAAGTTATAAAATTAAAGATTAA
- a CDS encoding putative membrane protein (DUF2061) (PFAM: Predicted membrane protein (DUF2061)) produces MIVTKKRSFIKAISWRVIGSIDTFILSLIIINFSSENYTYDLAFYIATLEVITKTIIYYLHERLWNRFNIGRIKEKVNRIRSLVKAFTWRIAASLDTFLISYLITGRFDWATSIAFFEIITKAILYYLHERGWNKINWGRIYQ; encoded by the coding sequence ATGATTGTTACAAAAAAAAGATCCTTTATTAAAGCTATAAGTTGGAGGGTAATAGGATCTATTGATACTTTTATTTTAAGTCTAATTATAATTAATTTTTCATCTGAAAATTATACTTACGATCTAGCTTTTTATATTGCCACATTAGAAGTTATAACAAAAACAATCATTTATTATTTGCATGAAAGATTATGGAATAGATTTAATATTGGGCGAATTAAAGAAAAGGTAAATAGAATAAGGTCATTAGTAAAGGCATTTACATGGAGAATAGCTGCTTCTTTAGATACTTTTTTGATTAGCTATCTTATTACTGGTCGATTTGACTGGGCCACCTCTATTGCTTTCTTTGAAATAATCACTAAAGCTATCTTATATTATTTACATGAAAGAGGATGGAACAAAATAAATTGGGGACGAATTTATCAATGA
- a CDS encoding hypothetical protein (PFAM: conserved hypothetical protein) produces MKKIQSYFISGILIVAPLALSLYVAWVVVGLADKIFRPFIPLDKFGIPSEIPGVGLIVAFLFFTILGAIAGSFFGRLYHRIVDATLSKIPGLNSIYNTVKQIIETFATTQSNAFKEVVLIEYPQKDMYALAFLTSETKGEIAVRKNKKMINVFMPSTPNPTTGFLMFVPLSKCTKLSMSVDQAIKYIISAGLVTPSAPTIKKALPKTKKKLTKK; encoded by the coding sequence ATGAAAAAGATTCAAAGTTATTTTATAAGTGGAATTTTAATTGTTGCTCCTTTGGCTCTTTCTCTTTACGTTGCTTGGGTCGTTGTTGGTCTAGCAGACAAAATCTTTAGACCTTTTATTCCTTTAGATAAATTCGGCATTCCTTCAGAAATTCCTGGGGTAGGTCTTATAGTAGCTTTTCTATTTTTCACTATTTTAGGTGCGATAGCAGGAAGTTTTTTTGGACGTTTATATCATCGTATTGTCGATGCGACACTATCCAAAATTCCTGGCCTTAACTCTATTTATAATACAGTTAAGCAAATCATAGAAACCTTCGCTACAACTCAATCCAATGCCTTTAAAGAAGTGGTATTGATCGAATATCCCCAAAAAGACATGTATGCCTTAGCATTTCTGACTAGTGAAACTAAAGGAGAAATAGCAGTTAGAAAAAATAAAAAGATGATTAATGTATTTATGCCGTCTACACCAAACCCCACAACAGGTTTTCTGATGTTTGTCCCTTTATCTAAATGCACAAAACTATCAATGTCAGTAGATCAAGCTATTAAATATATTATTTCTGCTGGCTTGGTTACACCTTCCGCACCAACAATCAAAAAAGCATTACCAAAGACTAAAAAAAAATTAACTAAAAAGTAA
- a CDS encoding helicase family protein,DEAD/DEAH box helicase (PFAM: Helicase conserved C-terminal domain; DEAD/DEAH box helicase~TIGRFAM: ATP-dependent DNA helicase RecG), translated as MNENNFKFLYQNVDKLKGIGPKKASYLRNLGINSVIDAFYILPSRVIDRTQDIDFRKLEKGQIITTSLKVKKHHYPFNPKLPYVIECSKGKLVINLIYFSIKGNFLRNKFPENKEFIVSGKVSFYKGNIGIAHPDYIEEIENEEKLRSFENIYPLTRGIHLKDLKKIFDFGKTYIGKYEEWISESILNKFNFHSFYESILKLHFPENNKDVEKKELFRKRLAADELISNYFAIRYLKEKTKKKDDSLDLDFSSQKQLLVKLPFKLTEKQKTIIKEINSLNNSHYRETILLQGDVGSGKTIVSLLTAVPFIIKGYQVAYMAPTEILANQIYENLKNLIQLNEINAVLLTGSTKNKDVIYQNIKDKKYNFIVGTHAIFQENLTFNQLKYVIIDEQHRFGVKQRLILGEKGINTNILLMSATPIPRTLALAQYGEIEQVVLNERPAFQKPIITKVSNTEKIKDLIIYLRKSITDKNQIYWICPLVEESENQSYKDVESRFQSLQKVFGSKVGLLHGKMKAIDKENIINEFKSGKISILVATTVIEVGIDNKNANTVVIENSEKFGLSQLHQLRGRVGRGNEQGYCFAIYGENITDTSKERLKVFKNNLDGFQLAEKDLEIRGTGDVLGYRQSGDSLFKFVDTMNDQELIRECFDYVKEVISNKKFEDKEYQQKIYQLLLFFKQQEAIKLLFS; from the coding sequence ATGAATGAAAATAATTTTAAGTTCTTATATCAAAATGTAGATAAACTTAAAGGCATAGGGCCTAAAAAAGCCAGTTATCTCAGAAATTTAGGAATTAATTCCGTTATAGATGCTTTTTATATCTTGCCCTCAAGAGTAATCGATCGAACACAAGACATAGATTTTAGAAAATTAGAAAAAGGTCAAATAATCACAACTTCTTTAAAAGTAAAAAAACATCACTACCCTTTTAATCCCAAATTGCCTTATGTTATTGAGTGTAGTAAAGGAAAATTAGTCATAAATTTGATATATTTCTCTATTAAAGGGAACTTTTTAAGAAATAAGTTTCCTGAAAACAAAGAATTCATAGTTAGTGGGAAAGTTTCATTTTATAAAGGCAATATTGGTATTGCCCATCCAGATTATATAGAGGAAATAGAAAATGAGGAAAAACTCAGAAGTTTTGAAAACATATATCCACTAACAAGGGGAATACATCTAAAAGACTTAAAAAAAATTTTTGACTTTGGAAAAACTTACATTGGGAAATATGAAGAATGGATATCAGAGTCAATTCTTAATAAGTTCAATTTTCATAGTTTCTATGAGTCAATTTTAAAATTACATTTTCCTGAAAATAACAAAGATGTAGAAAAAAAAGAACTATTTAGAAAAAGACTTGCTGCTGATGAGTTGATTTCCAACTATTTCGCCATTCGCTATTTAAAAGAAAAAACTAAAAAAAAGGATGATAGTTTAGATTTAGATTTTTCATCTCAAAAACAGTTACTCGTCAAACTACCCTTTAAACTGACGGAAAAACAAAAAACAATTATCAAAGAAATAAATTCATTAAATAATAGTCATTATCGTGAAACAATCTTATTACAAGGAGATGTTGGATCTGGAAAAACAATTGTATCCTTATTAACAGCTGTTCCCTTTATAATTAAAGGATATCAAGTTGCCTACATGGCTCCAACTGAAATATTGGCAAATCAAATATATGAAAATCTTAAAAATCTTATTCAACTAAATGAAATTAATGCCGTTCTATTAACAGGCAGTACCAAAAACAAAGATGTTATTTATCAAAATATTAAAGATAAAAAATATAATTTTATTGTTGGAACTCATGCTATCTTTCAAGAAAACTTAACGTTTAATCAATTAAAATATGTCATCATTGATGAACAACATCGTTTTGGTGTAAAACAAAGATTAATTTTAGGAGAAAAAGGCATTAACACTAATATTCTGTTAATGTCGGCTACTCCTATTCCAAGAACATTAGCGCTAGCTCAATATGGAGAAATCGAACAAGTAGTTTTAAATGAAAGACCAGCTTTTCAAAAACCTATTATTACAAAAGTTTCAAATACCGAAAAAATTAAAGATCTTATTATTTACTTAAGAAAATCCATAACAGATAAAAATCAAATATATTGGATATGCCCTCTTGTAGAAGAGTCCGAAAATCAAAGTTATAAAGATGTAGAGTCTAGATTTCAGTCTTTGCAAAAAGTATTTGGTTCGAAAGTTGGTTTGCTTCATGGAAAAATGAAAGCTATTGATAAAGAAAACATTATCAATGAATTTAAATCTGGAAAAATAAGTATTTTGGTTGCCACAACAGTCATAGAAGTTGGAATAGATAATAAAAATGCAAATACAGTTGTCATAGAGAACTCAGAAAAATTTGGATTATCACAACTTCATCAATTAAGAGGAAGAGTCGGAAGAGGAAACGAGCAAGGTTATTGTTTTGCTATTTATGGCGAAAATATTACCGATACATCTAAAGAGCGTCTTAAAGTATTTAAAAATAATTTAGATGGCTTTCAATTAGCAGAAAAAGATTTAGAGATAAGAGGAACTGGAGACGTGCTTGGTTATCGTCAAAGTGGTGACTCTTTATTTAAGTTTGTGGATACTATGAATGATCAAGAATTGATTAGAGAATGTTTTGATTATGTAAAAGAAGTTATATCTAATAAGAAATTTGAAGATAAAGAATATCAACAAAAAATTTATCAATTACTTTTATTTTTTAAACAACAAGAAGCGATAAAATTACTTTTTAGTTAA
- a CDS encoding helicase family protein,TRCF domain-containing protein,TRCF domain protein,DEAD/DEAH box helicase (PFAM: Helicase conserved C-terminal domain; TRCF domain; CarD-like/TRCF domain; DEAD/DEAH box helicase~TIGRFAM: transcription-repair coupling factor (mfd)): MNFEKPSVVLCEDDKSALDLYNILISIYPQDDICYFPAHDSLPFSDEKSSKEILLERSFQLIKLQKQNIIIISCNNLLKKFLIQHDSKHYFKLNVNQEIKLSEILETLVSFEHVNNANVYNRCEFSHRGDILDIYNYHHNPYRISFFDNTIESIKEFSPQTQLTNKKSLDSITIVNPNFENNISSSQGISLLSYLENRDIYSFNRSDIVLFDRINFFKSIYEKTELANPYNSYYLDNEDIKDINFINIQSSSPIFSFTKNIITLEQLKNEKKKIFIHQGNNSSSLQKEYDEKIKVNPSFEGNLTFQSTVISKNYELDNSIHLNLYSKNINKDKTSQVINFNDLNLGDAVVHHKHGIGRFISIDRIDVERRTREFIRLIYRNNDKLLLPIENLNLISRYGFDDNNLILDKLGSNDWLLRKSSVKKRIKFLANKLIKNAAKRDSININPLNYSQLELDKFNEKFEFVETEDQLTAIEKSLHDLTQEKPANRLICGDVGFGKTEVALRIACATYLSGYQFVIVVPTTLLALQHSRTFVSRFSIFNTPVATLSRFTSSKEKKQILEGLKNGDTQILIATHSLFKKDIEFNNLGTLIIDEEQKFGVDQKEFLINKYPHIHLFSLSATPIPRTLQMSLLGLKDLSVIGTPPSNRISIRTYVQKYEQVSFLTAITNEISRGGQVFIVVPRISHIPFVENELKKLQLDVSYGVGHSKMKEKEIEDVFLSFTNGEIQCLISTNIIESGIDIKNANTLIIFNSNLFGLSQLYQLRGRVGRSNRRAYAYLFHDSEKLINKTALKKLQVLANYENLGSNFQLANEDLEIRGAGNLLGDEQSGHVKEIGIELYQSMLKEEVERLKSHSTEEEEIFEEFEFNAFFEYYIPKDYISDDVSRLIIYRKLTNAVSNNELKSVLYEMEDRYGSYPLEVNNLINLLNIKILSISLGIIKINLQKKYIDLVFHKVNQNVSTILLDMVQQNFIKMKSSKAIQINNVEKEDLFYSIKLFYKKLGS, from the coding sequence ATGAATTTTGAAAAACCTTCTGTCGTTTTATGTGAAGATGATAAATCTGCTTTAGATTTATATAACATTCTTATTTCAATTTATCCCCAAGACGATATCTGCTATTTTCCTGCACACGACTCTCTTCCGTTTAGTGATGAAAAATCTAGTAAAGAGATCTTATTGGAAAGATCATTTCAATTAATTAAACTCCAAAAGCAAAATATAATAATTATCAGTTGCAATAATTTACTTAAAAAATTTTTAATTCAGCATGACAGTAAACATTATTTTAAACTAAATGTTAATCAAGAGATCAAATTAAGTGAAATTCTTGAAACTTTAGTTAGTTTTGAACATGTTAATAATGCGAATGTTTATAATCGATGTGAATTTTCTCATAGAGGGGATATTCTTGATATATATAACTATCATCATAATCCTTATCGAATTTCTTTTTTTGATAATACAATTGAGTCAATTAAAGAATTTTCTCCCCAAACGCAATTAACTAATAAAAAATCCTTGGACTCCATTACAATTGTTAATCCAAATTTTGAAAATAACATCAGCTCAAGTCAAGGGATTTCACTTTTATCTTATTTAGAAAATCGGGATATCTATAGTTTTAATCGTTCAGATATAGTTCTATTTGATCGTATTAATTTTTTTAAATCAATATATGAAAAAACAGAATTAGCTAATCCTTATAATTCGTATTACTTGGATAATGAGGATATAAAAGATATTAATTTTATTAATATACAATCATCATCACCTATTTTTTCATTTACAAAAAACATTATTACTCTGGAACAACTTAAAAATGAAAAAAAGAAAATTTTTATTCACCAAGGAAATAATTCCTCAAGTTTACAAAAAGAATACGATGAAAAAATTAAGGTTAACCCTTCTTTTGAGGGTAATTTAACTTTTCAATCCACAGTAATATCTAAAAATTATGAATTAGATAATTCTATTCACTTAAACTTATACTCAAAAAATATAAATAAAGACAAAACTAGTCAGGTTATTAATTTTAATGACCTTAATCTTGGTGATGCTGTTGTTCATCATAAGCATGGAATAGGTAGATTTATTTCCATCGATCGAATTGATGTTGAAAGAAGGACCAGGGAATTTATAAGATTAATTTATAGAAATAATGACAAATTACTTCTTCCTATAGAAAATTTGAATTTAATTAGTCGATATGGCTTTGACGACAATAATCTCATTTTAGATAAACTTGGTTCTAATGATTGGTTACTCCGAAAAAGCTCTGTAAAAAAGAGAATTAAATTTTTAGCTAATAAATTAATTAAAAATGCCGCCAAGCGTGACTCTATAAATATAAATCCCTTAAATTACTCTCAATTAGAATTAGATAAATTTAATGAAAAATTTGAATTTGTTGAGACAGAAGATCAATTAACGGCTATTGAAAAATCACTTCATGATTTAACTCAAGAAAAACCAGCTAATCGTTTGATATGTGGAGATGTAGGTTTTGGTAAAACGGAAGTTGCATTACGTATTGCTTGTGCAACGTATCTTTCAGGATATCAATTTGTAATCGTAGTTCCGACTACATTATTAGCTTTACAACATAGTAGGACATTTGTATCTAGATTTTCAATTTTCAATACTCCAGTAGCTACTCTTTCACGCTTTACATCATCAAAAGAAAAAAAACAAATCTTAGAAGGTTTAAAAAATGGAGATACCCAAATTCTTATTGCTACCCATAGTCTTTTTAAAAAGGATATTGAATTTAATAATCTTGGGACCTTGATAATTGATGAAGAACAAAAATTTGGAGTAGATCAAAAAGAGTTTTTAATTAATAAGTATCCTCACATCCATTTATTTTCTCTATCAGCCACTCCTATACCGAGAACACTCCAAATGTCATTGCTTGGTTTAAAAGATTTGAGTGTAATTGGTACTCCTCCTTCCAACAGAATTAGTATTCGAACTTATGTTCAAAAATATGAACAAGTTTCTTTTTTAACTGCAATCACAAATGAAATATCGAGGGGAGGGCAAGTATTTATTGTTGTTCCACGAATTAGCCATATCCCATTTGTTGAAAATGAACTTAAAAAACTTCAATTAGACGTGTCCTATGGGGTTGGACACAGTAAGATGAAAGAAAAAGAGATAGAGGATGTGTTCCTTTCTTTCACCAATGGCGAAATACAGTGTTTGATTTCTACAAATATTATTGAGTCAGGCATTGATATAAAAAATGCAAATACACTAATAATTTTCAATTCCAATTTGTTTGGACTTTCACAATTATATCAATTACGAGGAAGAGTCGGGCGCTCTAATCGAAGGGCTTATGCTTATCTATTCCATGATAGCGAAAAATTAATAAATAAAACTGCATTAAAAAAACTACAAGTATTAGCCAATTATGAAAATTTAGGCTCTAACTTTCAATTAGCCAATGAAGACTTAGAAATTAGAGGAGCCGGAAATCTATTGGGAGATGAACAAAGTGGCCATGTAAAAGAAATAGGTATCGAATTATATCAAAGCATGTTGAAAGAAGAGGTAGAAAGACTTAAGAGCCATAGTACTGAAGAAGAAGAAATTTTTGAAGAATTTGAATTTAATGCATTTTTTGAATACTACATTCCAAAAGATTACATATCCGATGATGTATCTAGATTAATAATTTATAGAAAATTAACTAACGCTGTATCAAATAACGAATTAAAAAGTGTTCTTTATGAAATGGAAGATAGATATGGGAGTTACCCCTTAGAAGTCAATAATCTCATAAATCTATTGAATATAAAAATTCTATCTATTTCTTTAGGTATAATTAAGATAAATCTTCAGAAAAAATATATAGATTTAGTATTCCATAAAGTTAATCAAAACGTTTCAACTATTCTTCTGGATATGGTTCAACAAAATTTTATAAAAATGAAATCTTCAAAAGCTATTCAAATTAATAATGTAGAAAAAGAGGATCTTTTTTATAGTATTAAGTTATTCTATAAAAAGTTAGGCTCTTAA
- a CDS encoding 2-oxoglutarate-dependent oxygenase family protein (PFAM: 2OG-Fe(II) oxygenase superfamily) — MQNSYIPNIDISSLISSDFNDDSYKNVAKEIKKASEEIGFFTVTGHGISNAKIDKLLSTCRHFFHSPDKEKLKIAPKKWNPNTNTVYRGYFPSSVNGKEGLDIGDPQLSDDMKDLLVKEKFEVNHDMSYLNPEWQIVIDDYYNSIFELGMRLFKSIISVYSSNLDLANKAFIRPKTLSTLRFNFYPKQEKPVEISEQDGVALGCETHVDSGIMTILYQDKKGGLQVQNRHTLEWHDVPHDPNAYVVNSGLALEYLTNGKMKATNHRVLFNQEERISIPFFFEPSYDFKLDPKYLEIEEEQKYDIDNYEDFLTNSLKKFVEYDRPN; from the coding sequence ATGCAGAATAGTTATATTCCCAATATAGATATCTCTTCTTTAATATCTTCTGATTTTAATGATGATAGTTATAAAAATGTTGCAAAGGAAATAAAAAAGGCATCTGAAGAGATTGGTTTTTTTACAGTGACTGGCCATGGGATCTCCAATGCTAAGATTGATAAATTACTCTCTACTTGTAGACATTTTTTTCATTCTCCAGATAAAGAAAAATTAAAGATTGCTCCTAAAAAGTGGAATCCAAATACAAATACAGTTTATCGAGGATATTTTCCTAGTTCTGTTAATGGGAAAGAAGGTTTAGATATTGGCGATCCTCAATTATCTGATGACATGAAAGATCTCTTAGTAAAAGAAAAATTTGAGGTCAATCATGATATGTCCTACTTAAATCCTGAGTGGCAAATTGTTATTGATGATTATTATAATTCTATTTTTGAACTGGGAATGAGATTATTCAAATCGATTATTAGCGTCTACTCCTCAAATTTAGATTTGGCCAATAAAGCTTTTATAAGACCAAAAACACTATCTACGCTAAGATTTAATTTTTATCCAAAACAAGAAAAACCAGTTGAAATATCAGAACAAGATGGAGTTGCTTTAGGTTGTGAGACGCATGTTGATAGTGGAATAATGACAATCTTATACCAAGATAAGAAAGGCGGTCTTCAAGTTCAAAATCGCCATACGTTAGAATGGCATGATGTACCTCATGATCCAAATGCTTATGTTGTTAATAGCGGTTTAGCTCTTGAATATCTAACTAATGGAAAGATGAAAGCTACCAATCATCGTGTATTATTTAACCAAGAAGAAAGAATTTCTATCCCCTTTTTCTTTGAGCCTTCTTATGATTTCAAATTAGATCCTAAATATTTAGAAATAGAAGAAGAACAAAAATATGATATTGACAATTATGAGGATTTTTTGACAAACTCATTAAAGAAATTTGTTGAATATGACAGACCTAATTAA
- a CDS encoding outer membrane lipoprotein, giving the protein MIDGVNKSDTQKINTVKYGTLVAAEPVKIKGEDDGLGAITGGLLGAVIGCGEGIFDDECRDTVAVVGAIGGAIIGNAVASRLGDHNGFQYVVDIEDSDEDISIVQSGDEQIPIGSKVTISIGTNTRIIISE; this is encoded by the coding sequence ATGATCGATGGTGTTAATAAATCTGATACCCAAAAAATAAATACAGTGAAATACGGTACTCTCGTTGCCGCGGAACCCGTTAAAATCAAAGGTGAGGATGATGGGCTAGGTGCTATTACTGGGGGATTATTAGGTGCTGTTATTGGTTGCGGTGAAGGTATTTTTGATGACGAATGTCGCGATACAGTAGCTGTTGTTGGTGCTATTGGTGGAGCCATTATAGGGAATGCGGTAGCATCAAGACTTGGTGATCATAATGGTTTTCAATATGTTGTAGATATTGAAGACAGCGATGAAGATATATCTATAGTTCAGTCAGGAGATGAGCAAATCCCAATCGGATCAAAAGTTACTATCTCCATAGGAACAAATACAAGAATAATAATTTCGGAATAA
- a CDS encoding membrane-bound lytic murein transglycosylase B (TIGRFAM: lytic murein transglycosylase) translates to MHKLIILTFSTLLLLVKSSYSHDPKNCDVLENYDFSQFDNWKVEVIENSPQYDLDKNFVKTLIQDYQVNKRVIENDKCQPEFTLTFSEYIDKRISKLRIQNGINKYNENNNLLQNIKQIYNVQPRFIISIWGLETAYGEITGNYPVIESLLTMSYDERRRKYFTKELFNSFKIIEEGHIDLENFKGSWAGAMGQNQFMPSSFLNYAQDFNNDGKKNIWTDVEDSLASIGRYLQGVGSNKWDPNYTWGREVIPPTNIKELEKELFIKREKGCLAIKKLSKKLPLSAFREMNFQKLNGDRVDNLNIDSYLVRMGREENDYRYFIVYNNYLNILSYNCSNYYALSVGLLSDKIK, encoded by the coding sequence ATGCACAAATTAATAATCCTTACATTTTCGACTTTATTATTACTTGTAAAATCATCTTACTCCCATGACCCCAAAAATTGTGATGTTTTAGAGAATTATGATTTTTCCCAATTTGATAACTGGAAAGTGGAGGTTATAGAAAATTCCCCTCAATATGACTTAGATAAGAATTTCGTGAAGACATTAATTCAAGATTACCAGGTCAATAAAAGGGTTATCGAAAATGACAAATGTCAGCCTGAGTTCACTTTAACTTTTTCTGAGTATATCGATAAAAGAATTTCGAAGTTAAGAATTCAAAATGGTATAAATAAATACAATGAAAACAATAATTTATTACAAAATATTAAACAAATTTATAATGTTCAACCTAGATTTATTATTTCGATATGGGGGTTAGAAACTGCTTATGGAGAAATTACCGGTAATTATCCAGTTATAGAGAGTTTACTCACTATGTCATACGATGAAAGACGTCGAAAATACTTCACTAAGGAGCTTTTCAATTCATTTAAAATCATTGAGGAAGGTCATATAGATCTGGAAAATTTTAAGGGTTCATGGGCTGGAGCAATGGGTCAAAATCAGTTTATGCCATCTAGCTTTCTAAATTACGCTCAAGACTTTAATAATGATGGGAAAAAGAATATTTGGACAGATGTTGAAGACTCATTAGCGTCAATTGGCAGATATCTCCAAGGTGTCGGATCTAATAAATGGGATCCAAATTACACATGGGGCAGAGAAGTAATTCCACCAACAAACATCAAAGAATTAGAAAAAGAGCTTTTCATTAAAAGAGAAAAAGGATGTTTAGCAATTAAAAAACTATCTAAAAAACTACCTTTATCAGCATTTAGAGAGATGAATTTTCAAAAATTAAATGGAGATAGAGTAGATAACTTAAACATAGATAGTTATTTAGTAAGAATGGGCAGAGAGGAAAATGATTATAGATATTTCATTGTTTATAATAACTATTTAAATATCCTGTCATATAACTGTTCTAATTATTATGCCCTATCTGTAGGACTTTTAAGTGATAAAATTAAATAA